A genome region from Methanobacterium petrolearium includes the following:
- a CDS encoding histidine kinase dimerization/phosphoacceptor domain -containing protein — MSTVRILVVEDEGIEAMDIKRTLESFGYKVPCVVSTGEEVIEKAIEIKPDLILMDIALKGDITGIEAASDIQDLDIPVIYLTSLSDESTVKKALLTEPYAYLLKPFDVIELRFTVELALFKHETNKKLRESEKSYRTLSENLPGIVYRVFLRQNWKMQFFNDMVTGMTGFLPEELKHGEVCSIDPLIVPKDREYVVKTVKNSIESRKSFEVEYRIKHKDGSVRYFQERGQPVYGDDGKPLYIDGVIFDVTQTHYYRSELEKAYKSWKTTFNSIGDCICFVGIDGTLKQCNLAMESFLGKSSQEFLGKKCWEVVHDVSEPVEDCPVVRMWKSRKRESLEIPIDDKWYKLIADPIFDESGELTGAVHIIADITQRKRTLRDLQTSILEKEITNQVAMKLVGVTSTREIYTVTGNAVKELLPDSYVIVSGISPNEKNVRIMEIIGPNNFLDKLTNILGVDPYKMEFSVDDISMEDLKKHRSEVLTEYKGGLYDLTLKKIPKPICRMIEKIFHVVGVYSIRFSFEGRHFGGVSIALLKDQSIEHKEVIETIVHQASIAIRRSRAEEAIKESLKEKEVLLREIHHRVKNNMQIVSSLLNLQTQYVEGEETQNVLKESQNRVKSMAMLHEKLYQSTDLIHIKFDDYIKRLVSDLFYSYDVHEQIKPVIDVVEVKLNIETAVPCGLIISELVSNSLKHAFPSGEKGEVQVLLQLDDDGYILTVSDNGVGLPENLNYKNAKSLGLQLVYSLVKQLDGEIEMDRNHGTKFIIKFNELEYKERI, encoded by the coding sequence ATGTCAACGGTGCGAATTCTTGTGGTGGAAGATGAAGGAATAGAAGCCATGGATATTAAGCGCACCCTGGAATCCTTTGGTTATAAGGTCCCCTGCGTTGTGTCTACTGGTGAAGAAGTTATAGAAAAGGCAATAGAAATTAAACCAGATCTTATTTTAATGGACATAGCTCTTAAAGGAGACATCACAGGGATTGAAGCAGCTTCTGACATTCAAGATCTTGATATACCAGTTATATACTTAACTTCCCTTTCTGATGAATCCACGGTTAAGAAGGCTTTACTCACAGAACCTTATGCCTATCTTTTAAAACCATTTGACGTGATTGAACTCAGATTCACAGTTGAACTGGCTCTATTCAAGCATGAAACCAATAAAAAGTTACGTGAAAGTGAAAAATCTTACAGAACACTCTCAGAAAATTTACCGGGAATTGTTTATCGAGTGTTTTTAAGGCAAAACTGGAAGATGCAATTTTTTAATGATATGGTAACAGGGATGACGGGGTTTTTACCAGAAGAACTTAAGCATGGTGAAGTATGTTCCATAGATCCATTAATAGTTCCCAAAGACAGGGAATATGTGGTAAAAACTGTTAAAAATTCCATTGAATCTAGAAAATCGTTTGAAGTGGAGTACAGAATAAAACATAAGGATGGGAGTGTCAGATACTTCCAGGAACGCGGTCAACCAGTTTATGGGGATGATGGAAAACCCCTGTATATTGATGGAGTTATTTTTGATGTTACACAAACACATTATTACAGATCAGAACTTGAAAAAGCATATAAAAGTTGGAAAACCACTTTTAACTCTATCGGTGATTGTATATGTTTTGTTGGTATTGATGGAACATTAAAACAGTGTAATCTGGCAATGGAATCATTTCTTGGAAAATCTTCCCAGGAATTTTTAGGAAAAAAGTGTTGGGAAGTGGTTCATGATGTATCAGAACCAGTTGAAGATTGTCCTGTGGTTAGAATGTGGAAAAGCAGGAAGAGAGAGTCATTAGAAATTCCAATTGATGATAAATGGTATAAGTTAATTGCAGACCCTATTTTTGATGAATCGGGTGAGTTAACCGGAGCAGTTCATATCATAGCAGACATCACTCAACGTAAAAGGACTCTCAGGGATCTTCAAACATCGATACTGGAAAAAGAAATAACCAACCAGGTGGCTATGAAGTTGGTGGGAGTGACCAGTACTCGTGAAATATATACGGTCACAGGAAATGCTGTAAAGGAACTTTTACCCGATTCTTATGTGATAGTCAGTGGAATTTCGCCCAACGAGAAAAATGTGCGTATAATGGAGATAATAGGTCCGAACAACTTCTTAGATAAACTCACCAACATTCTAGGGGTAGATCCTTACAAAATGGAATTTTCAGTGGACGACATCAGTATGGAAGACCTCAAAAAGCACCGAAGCGAAGTACTAACTGAATATAAAGGAGGATTATATGATTTAACTCTTAAAAAAATTCCTAAACCAATTTGTAGGATGATAGAGAAAATATTCCATGTGGTAGGAGTTTACAGTATTAGATTTTCATTTGAAGGTCGCCATTTTGGAGGGGTGTCCATAGCTCTCCTGAAAGATCAGTCCATAGAACATAAAGAAGTCATAGAAACAATTGTTCATCAGGCATCCATAGCCATACGACGTTCCCGTGCTGAAGAAGCGATTAAGGAGTCTTTAAAAGAGAAAGAAGTTTTGCTCAGGGAAATTCATCATCGGGTAAAAAATAACATGCAGATTGTATCCAGTCTACTGAATTTGCAGACTCAATATGTGGAGGGTGAGGAAACTCAAAATGTTTTAAAGGAAAGCCAGAACCGGGTTAAATCCATGGCCATGCTTCATGAAAAACTTTACCAGTCCACAGATTTAATTCACATCAAATTTGATGATTACATAAAGAGGCTGGTTTCAGATTTGTTTTACTCATATGATGTTCATGAACAGATTAAACCAGTAATAGATGTGGTAGAGGTCAAATTGAATATTGAGACTGCCGTACCATGTGGACTTATAATCAGTGAACTGGTCTCCAACAGCCTGAAACATGCATTCCCCTCAGGTGAAAAGGGAGAAGTACAGGTACTGCTTCAATTAGATGATGATGGATACATCTTAACGGTCAGTGATAATGGAGTGGGATTACCGGAAAATCTTAACTATAAAAATGCTAAATCTCTGGGCCTGCAGTTAGTTTATAGTCTAGTAAAACAACTTGATGGTGAAATTGAAATGGACAGGAATCATGGAACGAAATTCATCATCAAATTCAATGAATTGGAATATAAAGAAAGGATTTAA